In the genome of Desulfofarcimen acetoxidans DSM 771, one region contains:
- a CDS encoding energy-coupling factor transporter transmembrane component T family protein: MKSISYRYHDRNTFVHRLNPFVKLAWVTGVMLLAVIFEHPLYLMLFFLSTLPVIALAQAWREWASLMRFMLWMSVAIVLINALVIYHGSHVLLEFTFEIPTLGQPKITLEAIAFGLGMSLRLITIVSAFVVLNFTVHPDDMMQAMIKIKFPYKSVLATSMSLRFFPALVDDLERVSDVQRTRGIEIDKGGIAQRAKNGGAVLVPLLSNSLDRAVQIAEAMEARAFGAYQRRTSFKEIALPGWDRLLVAFGLSPLLIGTAIRWMGYGKYRYYPSLQHLDPGPGGWLSLTVLAVLLLSILPLAWFRKRCQLD, translated from the coding sequence ATGAAATCAATTAGTTATCGATACCATGACCGGAACACATTTGTGCACAGGCTAAACCCTTTTGTCAAACTGGCCTGGGTGACGGGAGTAATGCTTCTTGCTGTTATTTTTGAGCATCCACTCTATTTAATGCTGTTTTTTTTATCCACACTTCCTGTTATTGCCCTGGCCCAGGCCTGGCGTGAATGGGCGTCTCTGATGCGTTTCATGCTTTGGATGAGCGTGGCTATCGTGTTGATCAATGCGCTGGTAATCTACCATGGTTCTCATGTACTGCTGGAGTTTACCTTTGAGATTCCTACCCTGGGACAGCCGAAGATCACCCTTGAAGCTATTGCCTTCGGCCTGGGGATGTCTCTCCGGTTGATAACAATAGTATCAGCTTTTGTCGTGCTTAATTTCACAGTCCACCCGGATGACATGATGCAAGCAATGATTAAAATTAAATTCCCGTATAAATCGGTACTGGCCACTTCCATGTCCTTGCGCTTTTTTCCGGCTTTGGTTGATGATCTGGAGCGTGTCAGTGATGTGCAAAGGACGCGGGGGATTGAAATAGACAAGGGGGGAATTGCGCAAAGGGCCAAAAACGGTGGTGCCGTACTGGTTCCCTTGCTCTCCAATTCCCTCGATCGGGCGGTGCAGATAGCCGAAGCTATGGAAGCAAGAGCTTTTGGGGCATACCAGCGCCGTACCAGTTTTAAAGAGATAGCATTGCCCGGCTGGGATCGATTGCTGGTTGCATTCGGGTTGTCCCCCCTGCTGATTGGAACTGCCATTCGCTGGATGGGATATGGCAAATACCGCTATTATCCATCCCTGCAGCATCTCGATCCGGGGCCCGGCGGGTGGCTGTCCCTGACCGTGCTGGCGGTATTGCTGTTGTCAATACTGCCTTTGGCCTGGTTCAGAAAGAGGTGTCAACTTGATTAG
- a CDS encoding DUF4430 domain-containing protein, whose translation MKRSPRRLIVVCMLFILLVLMSSLAAAVEAFVQLPSQELMKVRVTGTKNFGNEVVFDKEVETRVNSTAGDALGQAAEIEMSGDYVETVAGIKGNQQVYWFYYINGLMSKAFAYGYKLRPGDVENWDFHDWTFYMMGPSAMLGAFPEPCLHGYGGKVAPTMVVFAPGFEEEAAGLRDRLIALGVSGVKMKNQNDLTIDEKKNDNLFIIATADQPLIASMNEQFKIHEPVYFSDGKIKTRDFSGNDSQTFGAGYGVLNVIQNPWNPKGSWACQGAVWAITGLDETGVRRAAKVLTGFPKELSHSFALVIGNGEVIKTPVGPGGAKTVAVNTESGLSPVSGPSPVSGDSQTPAVSAGTVAPAQEPAKQDNQEENKAAQKTDAADKTETADSSDISKSSDENQSSELPTASVLPTLKENVARHWWVLFPTVGVAAVPACYYIKRHRKLKETDNAEEQELI comes from the coding sequence ATGAAACGATCTCCCAGGAGGTTAATCGTTGTATGTATGTTGTTTATCTTGTTAGTATTAATGTCCTCACTGGCGGCTGCAGTTGAAGCTTTTGTACAGCTTCCTTCTCAAGAGTTGATGAAGGTGCGTGTCACTGGTACCAAAAACTTCGGTAATGAAGTTGTGTTCGACAAAGAGGTGGAGACAAGAGTCAATTCAACCGCGGGGGATGCTCTGGGGCAGGCGGCAGAAATCGAAATGTCCGGTGACTATGTGGAGACCGTCGCCGGGATCAAAGGAAACCAGCAGGTGTACTGGTTTTATTATATTAACGGTCTGATGTCAAAGGCTTTTGCCTATGGCTATAAACTGCGTCCGGGGGATGTGGAGAATTGGGATTTTCACGATTGGACTTTTTATATGATGGGACCGTCAGCGATGCTGGGAGCCTTCCCGGAGCCCTGCCTGCATGGTTACGGGGGCAAGGTGGCGCCTACTATGGTGGTTTTTGCCCCGGGGTTTGAGGAAGAGGCCGCCGGGCTCAGGGACCGGTTGATCGCTCTTGGTGTGTCAGGTGTGAAAATGAAGAATCAGAACGATTTGACTATTGATGAGAAGAAAAACGATAATCTGTTTATTATCGCTACGGCGGACCAGCCGCTTATAGCAAGCATGAATGAGCAGTTCAAGATTCATGAGCCGGTTTATTTTTCCGACGGTAAAATCAAGACGCGTGATTTCAGCGGAAATGACAGTCAAACATTTGGGGCGGGGTATGGAGTGCTGAATGTGATCCAAAACCCATGGAATCCTAAGGGCAGCTGGGCCTGTCAAGGTGCGGTTTGGGCGATAACCGGTCTTGACGAAACGGGTGTGCGTCGCGCCGCCAAGGTACTGACCGGTTTTCCGAAAGAATTGAGTCATTCTTTTGCTCTTGTTATCGGCAACGGGGAGGTAATTAAGACCCCGGTGGGGCCCGGTGGGGCCAAAACAGTGGCTGTCAACACCGAGTCCGGTCTCTCTCCAGTGTCCGGTCCCTCTCCGGTATCCGGGGATTCCCAGACACCGGCTGTAAGCGCGGGGACTGTCGCCCCGGCCCAGGAGCCTGCTAAGCAGGATAATCAAGAAGAGAATAAAGCTGCGCAAAAAACCGACGCAGCAGATAAGACAGAGACTGCTGATAGTTCGGATATCTCAAAATCAAGTGATGAAAATCAATCCTCAGAACTTCCTACTGCTTCAGTTCTTCCCACACTGAAGGAAAATGTCGCGCGCCATTGGTGGGTTCTGTTTCCGACGGTAGGAGTGGCTGCTGTTCCTGCCTGCTACTATATAAAGAGGCACCGCAAACTAAAAGAGACTGACAATGCCGAGGAGCAGGAGTTGATATGA
- a CDS encoding ABC transporter ATP-binding protein translates to MIRIEKLIFFYADDRKPALNGIDLEIEDGEFVLITGSSGSGKSSLARCLNGLIPHFYGGRLGGRVEVSGMDVSTHAPNKMATCVGMVFQDPENQLVTADVEREIAFGMENLSLPRHEMAKRLEEVLDTVGIAALRKRQLHELSGGEKQKVAIASVLVLKPEILVLDEPTSELDPQGAEDVLSTVQRLNDELGITVILVEHRLERVVHLADRLIVMEQGQIIADGTPERVMEKQYVSICRAGVGIPPLIRLVHELKERGMEIKGVPLTVKEGRQLLKGIFEDSTYSPPPAADRPESASPVIETENLWYAYNPPYAALKGVDLSIGRGEFVAIMGRNAAGKSTLVKHFIGLLRPSRGKVRVNGLDTMQTSVASLARHVGYVFQNPNDHLFAETVEEEVATALKGLGFSDVEGRVREWLDRFDLLSYAKQYPRFLSGGEKQRVALATVLSVQPQVLILDEPTRGMDQKLKDYLMRLLCDYQSKGNTVIIVTHDVEMVAEYAQRVILLGEGKVIVDGDKRQVLSQALLFSPQINRVFQGFARLGVPQDILTTGEVLQLLQH, encoded by the coding sequence TTGATTAGGATAGAAAAACTGATTTTCTTCTACGCGGATGACAGGAAGCCCGCTTTGAACGGGATTGATTTGGAAATAGAGGACGGTGAATTCGTCCTGATTACAGGTTCCTCAGGAAGCGGCAAGTCGAGCCTGGCGCGCTGTTTGAACGGACTCATCCCGCACTTTTATGGGGGGCGTCTGGGTGGGCGGGTAGAAGTGTCAGGCATGGATGTGAGCACACACGCTCCGAATAAAATGGCCACCTGTGTGGGGATGGTCTTCCAGGATCCTGAAAACCAACTGGTCACAGCCGATGTAGAGCGTGAGATTGCCTTTGGTATGGAAAACCTGTCACTGCCCCGTCATGAGATGGCTAAGCGCCTGGAAGAAGTGTTGGATACTGTTGGCATTGCCGCTTTGAGAAAGCGGCAGCTGCACGAACTTTCAGGAGGGGAGAAACAAAAGGTGGCCATCGCTTCGGTGCTGGTATTGAAGCCGGAAATCCTGGTTCTTGACGAGCCGACATCTGAATTGGATCCGCAGGGCGCCGAGGATGTGCTGTCGACGGTGCAGAGGCTGAATGACGAATTGGGGATTACGGTTATTTTAGTGGAGCACCGGTTGGAGAGAGTCGTTCATCTGGCTGACAGGCTGATCGTAATGGAACAGGGACAGATCATCGCCGACGGTACCCCGGAACGGGTTATGGAAAAACAATATGTAAGCATTTGCCGGGCGGGAGTAGGCATCCCACCGCTGATAAGGCTCGTACATGAGCTCAAGGAACGGGGTATGGAGATTAAGGGTGTGCCTCTTACCGTCAAAGAGGGCCGCCAACTGCTGAAAGGAATATTTGAAGACTCAACATATTCACCGCCGCCGGCTGCGGATAGGCCGGAAAGCGCCTCTCCCGTGATCGAGACGGAAAATCTCTGGTATGCCTATAATCCTCCGTATGCTGCCCTGAAGGGCGTTGATTTAAGCATTGGCAGGGGGGAGTTTGTGGCAATTATGGGCCGCAACGCTGCCGGTAAGAGCACTCTGGTAAAGCATTTCATCGGCTTGTTGAGGCCCTCCAGAGGGAAAGTGAGGGTAAATGGCTTGGATACAATGCAGACCAGTGTTGCCAGTCTGGCCAGACATGTCGGGTATGTCTTTCAAAACCCCAATGACCATCTTTTTGCCGAAACGGTAGAGGAGGAGGTTGCCACTGCCTTAAAGGGCCTGGGTTTCAGTGATGTGGAAGGCAGAGTGCGGGAATGGCTGGACAGGTTTGACCTGTTATCTTATGCCAAGCAATACCCCAGATTCTTGAGCGGCGGCGAAAAGCAGCGGGTAGCCCTTGCCACAGTGTTGTCTGTACAGCCGCAGGTGCTGATACTTGATGAGCCTACGAGGGGAATGGATCAGAAACTTAAAGATTACCTGATGCGGCTTCTGTGCGATTACCAGAGCAAAGGCAATACAGTGATTATCGTTACACACGATGTTGAGATGGTGGCGGAGTACGCGCAGCGGGTGATCCTGCTGGGAGAGGGTAAGGTTATTGTTGACGGGGACAAGCGTCAGGTATTGTCCCAGGCCTTGCTGTTCTCTCCCCAGATTAACAGGGTTTTTCAGGGCTTTGCCAGGCTGGGCGTGCCACAAGATATTCTGACAACGGGTGAGGTGCTGCAATTGCTGCAGCATTGA